Proteins encoded in a region of the Sulfurimonas marina genome:
- the rpsJ gene encoding 30S ribosomal protein S10 — translation MEKIRLKLKAYDHRVLDRSVASIVEAVKRTGAVIRGPIPLPTKIRKYTVLKSVHVNKKSREQFEIRMHARMIDIVSATPETVDSLMKLDLAPEVDVEVRSMDK, via the coding sequence ATGGAAAAAATTCGTTTGAAATTGAAAGCTTACGATCATCGTGTACTTGATAGATCTGTAGCGTCAATCGTAGAGGCTGTTAAGCGTACTGGTGCGGTAATCCGTGGTCCAATACCTTTACCAACAAAAATTCGTAAATATACAGTTTTAAAGTCTGTTCACGTTAACAAAAAATCTCGTGAGCAATTTGAAATTCGTATGCATGCTAGAATGATCGATATCGTATCTGCTACGCCAGAGACTGTTGATTCATTAATGAAACTAGACTTAGCACCGGAAGTGGACGTTGAAGTTCGCTCTATGGACAAATAA
- a CDS encoding 50S ribosomal protein L23 — protein sequence MADITDIKSILYTEKTLGLQEDGVIVVQTSPRMTKTGLKEVFREYFGIIPSKINSLNQSGKVKRFRGVQGKQNDFKKFYVTLPEGAQIESLAV from the coding sequence ATGGCAGATATTACAGATATTAAATCTATACTATATACAGAGAAGACTCTTGGTCTACAAGAAGATGGTGTAATTGTTGTTCAAACTTCACCACGTATGACTAAAACTGGTCTTAAAGAGGTGTTTAGAGAGTATTTCGGAATCATTCCTTCAAAAATTAACTCTTTAAATCAAAGCGGAAAAGTTAAAAGATTCCGTGGTGTACAAGGTAAACAAAACGACTTCAAAAAGTTCTATGTTACTTTACCAGAAGGTGCACAAATAGAAAGTTTGGCGGTATAA
- the rplC gene encoding 50S ribosomal protein L3: protein MEYIVEKIGMSRTITVPAKPVTLLRVLDAKVCDVNDGKALVAYASGKKMNKAIEGQQKKFNLSSEFNRFVTLEVANTEAGDLDLAPLAEATTVKSTFTTKGRGFQGGMKRWNFGGGPASHGHRFGRRTGSIGNAEWPGRVMKGKKMPGQYGNTQNSVKNEIVSFDAENKIIAVLGSVSGANGTLGRVKVAK, encoded by the coding sequence GTGGAATATATTGTTGAAAAAATCGGTATGAGCCGTACTATCACAGTTCCTGCAAAACCTGTTACTCTTTTAAGAGTTCTAGATGCAAAAGTATGTGATGTAAACGATGGTAAAGCACTAGTGGCTTACGCTAGCGGCAAAAAAATGAATAAAGCAATTGAAGGTCAACAGAAGAAATTTAACCTTTCATCTGAATTTAACCGTTTTGTTACTTTAGAAGTTGCAAATACTGAAGCTGGTGATTTAGATCTAGCTCCATTAGCAGAAGCAACAACTGTAAAATCAACTTTTACTACTAAAGGTCGCGGTTTTCAAGGTGGTATGAAGCGTTGGAATTTCGGTGGTGGTCCTGCATCTCACGGTCATAGATTTGGTCGTAGAACAGGTTCTATCGGTAATGCTGAATGGCCAGGTCGTGTTATGAAAGGTAAGAAAATGCCTGGACAATACGGAAATACACAAAATAGTGTAAAAAATGAGATCGTTTCTTTCGATGCTGAAAACAAAATCATTGCGGTTTTAGGTTCAGTAAGTGGAGCTAACGGTACTTTAGGTCGTGTAAAGGTAGCTAAATAA
- the rplD gene encoding 50S ribosomal protein L4, with the protein MSAAIVLNEKMEKASEIALPESFSGINPHNLYLYVKSAQAAMRANTAIAKGRSDVSGGGKKPWAQKGGGRARAGSRRSPVFVGGGKAFGPQNNRNYDLKVNKKQKKLALNFALNEHAQNGTLFVVDNIEVASGKTKDANAMFKALNQRDTLFVKSILDEKTYLAFENIQSTYVIESNELNAYLAANYRSIVIEKAVWENLVSEAK; encoded by the coding sequence ATGAGTGCAGCAATCGTTTTAAATGAAAAAATGGAAAAAGCATCTGAGATCGCATTACCAGAGTCTTTCTCTGGAATCAATCCTCATAACCTATACCTTTATGTAAAATCAGCTCAAGCTGCTATGCGTGCAAATACTGCAATCGCAAAAGGTAGAAGTGATGTAAGTGGTGGTGGTAAAAAGCCATGGGCTCAAAAGGGTGGCGGACGTGCTCGTGCTGGTTCTCGTCGTTCTCCTGTATTCGTAGGTGGTGGTAAGGCATTTGGTCCTCAAAACAACCGTAACTACGATTTAAAAGTAAACAAAAAGCAAAAGAAACTTGCTTTAAACTTTGCTTTAAATGAGCATGCTCAAAATGGTACTCTTTTTGTAGTAGATAACATTGAAGTAGCATCTGGTAAAACTAAAGATGCAAACGCAATGTTCAAAGCTCTTAACCAAAGAGATACTTTATTTGTAAAATCAATTTTAGATGAAAAAACATACTTAGCATTTGAAAATATTCAATCTACTTATGTAATTGAGTCTAATGAGTTAAACGCATACTTAGCTGCAAACTATCGTTCAATCGTGATAGAAAAAGCTGTATGGGAAAATCTTGTAAGTGAGGCTAAGTAA